AGAAGTATCTCTTCATAGAAGTTCGTGCCACATGCCTTTGCGTAGTTCTCTGCCATGATGCCAAGCCCGCTTTGAGTCGGATTAAACACTTTATATCCTTTTGCTTTCAACCACGCTTCTGCCTCTGCAAATTTCTTGCGAGTTGTATCGCTAAGAATATCTTCACCTATCTTTCCTGCGATATATACTTTCTTTATTCGTTTTTCCTTGCTCATCTTAATATTAATATCTAAAATTTGTAAAATGAATGATTGCCAACGGATTTGATAAATCATAGTTCCTGAACCACGCTTTCCAATCTTTGAAAGAAAGACCGTCATTTTTTGCAAACATGTATCTATCCATTGATTTGAATTCGTTACCTGACCCATATTCAATAACAGGTAGCATGATATTATTGTCGATAAATATTAGTTTCTGAATACCGACACCCTCATTTGCAGTCAGCTGTGCAATTTCAACCTGCTTGCTCCTATACGGTTCGCCCACCCATTGACGGATAGACAATACACCTTTACCTGCTTGTATTTCTGCAATACGGTGTTCCCACAGGGAATAATTTGCACGAATAGTATGCAGTTTGCTTATACCGAGCTTCTCTTCAAAAAAAGTTTGTTCTCCAGCATGGAGATGCCCTTTTGGAAAGGTTTTTGATAACATTAAAATATAAGTATTCATTTGTCTATTGTATTACTAATTGCACATTGAAATGAAACTCACGGCAGAGCCGTCTTATCTGTATTAGCTTGAACGGCTCGCCACCCA
The nucleotide sequence above comes from Segatella oris. Encoded proteins:
- a CDS encoding DUF4406 domain-containing protein encodes the protein MSKEKRIKKVYIAGKIGEDILSDTTRKKFAEAEAWLKAKGYKVFNPTQSGLGIMAENYAKACGTNFYEEILLLDIMQLKRCDIICLLPDWHESPGALAEFFFAKAIDKKIKQITMFENKIVDWI